GCTTTACGATTTCAGCCTGTTCTTTATTGATAAATAGCTTCCCATCCACATAATCGTAACCATAGGGAGGATACGAAATTTTGTATGTTCCGTTTTGGAACCTACGTCTGATAGACCACTTACTATTTTCAGCAATGGATAAGGATTCGTTTTCTGCAAGACTGCTCAAAATTGTCAGCACTAATTCGCCATCCATGCGCTGCGTATTTATATTCTCTTTCTCGAAATAGATGAAAACACCGAGATCGGTAAGTTTTCTCACCATCTCAATACAGTCGGTTGTGTTTCTGGCAAATCTGCTGACTGACTTGGTTATAATAAAGTCAATTTTCTTGTTTTCACAATCTGCAAGCAGCCTTAAAAGTCCAGTTCGGTTCTCCTTTTTTGTGCCTGATATGCCTTCATCATAGTAGATCCCTGCAAACTCCCAATCAGGATTTGCTTTTATATAGGATTCATAATGGTCTTTTTGTGCTTCCAGGCTTGCCATTTGTTCATCACTGTCTGTTGAAACCCTGCAATAAGCCGCTACCCTCACCTTTGGCTTGAAAGCTTGGAGAGCATTGTTTCCATCAATCCTCGTTACCTTTCTCACTGTTTTCACCTCCTTTTGGTATGTGACATGTTACCTCTGTGTGCCGCTAATAGCAAGCTAATTAGGCCATAAGCTGTGCATACATCGGCGTGAAAGTTTTGCGGTTCAACTTGTCGATTTTGTTGAATTCTTCTTCTGAAATCAGTCCCGCCTTAAGCATCCTCTGCAGAATTTTGTATGCCCGCCAGTAATCAACCTCTCTTTGAAGTTCCTCCTGCGTTATCTTTGTATAGTTAGTTTCCTGCGGGTTATATGGTAAATGATTAGCCGCCTCTATCATTCAAGCACCTCCTATAAAGACTTAGGACAGCCGCGATTGGCTGTCCTTTATCATTATTCCGGCAATTTGAGAACTTGTCCGGGGTAAATAGTATCTGAAGTCAGGCCATTCAGTTTCTTAATCTCCGGAAATCTTGTTCCTCTACCGAGTTCTTTTTCCGCTATTCTCCATAAGGTATCGCCTTTTTGCACGGTATAGGTTCTATT
This portion of the Keratinibaculum paraultunense genome encodes:
- a CDS encoding SHOCT domain-containing protein, with translation MIEAANHLPYNPQETNYTKITQEELQREVDYWRAYKILQRMLKAGLISEEEFNKIDKLNRKTFTPMYAQLMA